DNA from Nitriliruptor alkaliphilus DSM 45188:
CTTCGCCGAGAACGTGCCGGACGACCTACCGCGCGATGCAGGGCACGCGGCCGAGGACGGGCTGCACGCCGATCTCGACACCGTCGACTGGGACCGCGAGGTGCTCGTCATCTGGTCGGGCGGGCGGTCGGGCAGCTGCCCCGTGTGGGTCGAGGACGTCCACCTCGACGGCGACCGGGTGGCGGTGGCCGTGGCATCGCCCTCCGAGGGGGCCTGCACCGCGGACTTCAACCCCTTCCGCGCCGTGCTGGCGGTGGACCGCGACCGGCTCCCCACCGAGGACGCACTGCCGATGCCGGTGGGCGACCGGCCGGACATCGAGGCCGTGCCCTACCCCGCAGGCTGACCGCCCAGCAATCCGGCGGGACCTGCACCGTTCCGCGCGTGGTTCCGACCCGCACCGCGTGTCGCGGGCGTACGGTCGCGGGCGCGGTCAGGTCGACCGCCACGTCGAGTGAGATCGGGCCGTACCCGTTTCGGCCGCACGCTGCAGATGGCGTGCCCGGCGTTCGCTCCGGGGATGCGCACCCCGCCGTTCATGCGCCTGGTGATGACGCGCGGTGTGGGGCCGCTGCTCGGCGCCTTGCCGCCGAGCGCGCGCGTCGGTCGGTCGATGATGCGGCAGATCGGCCACGGGGCCAGCCTCGACGCCGGCACGCTCTCGCAGGACCTCCTCGACTGGTACCTGGCCCTGCAGCGCTACACCGACACCTCGGCGAACGAGGGTCGCATGATCGCCAGCCTCGGCGGCCCGCTCGGGTTCGACCGTCGCCTCACCATCCCCGACGAGGTCCTCGGCCGCGTGACCTCGCCCACGGTCTTCCTGTGGGGCGAGGACGACACGTTCGGCGGGGCCGAGGTCGCCCAACGGATCGTCGCCGCGATGCCGAGGGCGTCGCTCCAGATGATGCCGGACGCCGGCCACCTGCCCTGGATCGACGACCCCGACCACGCGGCGAAGGCGGTGATGGACCACCTCGCCGGCTGACCCGCCGTCGCGCCCCGCCGGACCGTACGCTACCGTACGGTCCGGAACGTACGGAACCGTACGGAAGGGCGCTGGCCATGCGGAACGTGCACGAACGCGAGATCGCGGCGCCGGCGGAACGCCTGGCGGCGGCCTTCGACCGGCTCGGGGGCGACGACGACCAGCTCTGGCCGACCCCGGTGTGGCAGCCGCTGGTCCTGGACCGGCCTCTGCAGGTCGGCGCGGACGGTGGGCACGGGCCGGTCCGCTACTGGGTCAGCGAGCACGAGCCGGGCCGGCGGGTCCGCTTCACGTTCCACCCGGGCTTCGGGCTCGACGGCCACCACGAACTGACCGTCGACCCGCTCGGCCCGGACCGGTGCGTGGTCCGCCACGTCCTCGAGGCTCGGACCACGGGTGCCATGCGGTTGCTCGTTCCGACCGTGGTCCGCTGGCTGCACGACGCCGAGGTCGAGGACCTGCTCGACGGGATGGAGCGGGTGGCCACCGGCGAGGTCGCGGACCCGGCCCGCTGGTCGCCCTGGGTACGTCTGTGGTGGCGGCTCACCGAACACCCGAGGCCGACCGCGGTCGCGGTGCCGGACGCCGCGGCACTCGCGCGGGATGCGCTGGCAGCCCCTGACTTGGTCGACGCCTGGCAGGTGCCGCTGCTGCGTGGCATGCCGTCGGACCCTGCCGTGTGGGCCACCGCGATCTTCGGGCACCGCCCGCGCTGGGTCGACGCCCTGCTCTGGCTGCGCAACGGCGCCGTCCGGGTCGTGGGCATCGACCGCGGCGACGAGCGCAGCTTCGCCACGATCGCGAGCGATCACCGCGAGGTCCTGCTCGGCAGCGACGCGAACCACCTCGACTTCCGCGCGTCGATCCTGGTCGACGAGCGGGCCGTCACCGTCAGCACCGTGGTCCGCACCCACAACCGGCGTGGCCGGGCCTACATGGCGCTCGTCTGGCCGCTGCACCCGGTGATCGTGTGCGCCATGCTCGCCCGAGCCCGGCGCGAGTTGGCCCGCAGGGCCACGCGGGCCGAGGTCCACGGCACCGCCGCCTGAGGCGCGACCCCGGCCGTGGTGCCGCGGCTCGAGCCGGCCGGGTAGCGTCGTGCCATGCGTACCTCCACCCTGCCCTCCCGCCGCCCCGCGCCCTGGCGTGCCCTGGCTGCGGCGGCCCTGACGGCCTGCCTCCTCGCGGCCTGCGGCGACGACGACCCCGCCCTGACCGACGCGCGTCCGATCGACGACGTCCCCGTCGGCGAGGACGGGGCGACCGACGCGACGCCGCAGCCGGACGTGCCGGGCGTGACCGAGGCGATCCCGTCCGACGACATCGCCACCGAGCAGGGCGCCGAGCGGCGCGTGCCGCCCTTGCTCGACGTCGTCGACGACTGGCCCGAGACGACCGTCACCCTCGACGGGACGACGACCATCGTGGCGAAGGTCGCCGCCGACGGCGACCGTCGCCGCCAGGGTCTGATGAACGTGCCCGACCTGCCCGACGGGGTCGGGATGCTCTTCCTCTTCGACGAGCCCCGTACGGGTGGCTTCTGGATGAAGGACACGCTGGTCCCGCTCGACATCGCGTACGTCCTCGACGGCGAGGTCGTGGCCGTCCTCCAGATGGACCCGTGCGAGGCCGACCCCTGCCCGACCTACGACCCCGAGACCGAGTACGACGCGGCCCTCGAGGTGGGCCAGGGGGTGCTCGCCGAGGTGGGCGTGCACGAGGGCTCGACGGTCACCTGGACCGATCCG
Protein-coding regions in this window:
- a CDS encoding alpha/beta fold hydrolase codes for the protein MRTPPFMRLVMTRGVGPLLGALPPSARVGRSMMRQIGHGASLDAGTLSQDLLDWYLALQRYTDTSANEGRMIASLGGPLGFDRRLTIPDEVLGRVTSPTVFLWGEDDTFGGAEVAQRIVAAMPRASLQMMPDAGHLPWIDDPDHAAKAVMDHLAG
- a CDS encoding DUF2867 domain-containing protein, which gives rise to MRNVHEREIAAPAERLAAAFDRLGGDDDQLWPTPVWQPLVLDRPLQVGADGGHGPVRYWVSEHEPGRRVRFTFHPGFGLDGHHELTVDPLGPDRCVVRHVLEARTTGAMRLLVPTVVRWLHDAEVEDLLDGMERVATGEVADPARWSPWVRLWWRLTEHPRPTAVAVPDAAALARDALAAPDLVDAWQVPLLRGMPSDPAVWATAIFGHRPRWVDALLWLRNGAVRVVGIDRGDERSFATIASDHREVLLGSDANHLDFRASILVDERAVTVSTVVRTHNRRGRAYMALVWPLHPVIVCAMLARARRELARRATRAEVHGTAA
- a CDS encoding DUF192 domain-containing protein — translated: MRTSTLPSRRPAPWRALAAAALTACLLAACGDDDPALTDARPIDDVPVGEDGATDATPQPDVPGVTEAIPSDDIATEQGAERRVPPLLDVVDDWPETTVTLDGTTTIVAKVAADGDRRRQGLMNVPDLPDGVGMLFLFDEPRTGGFWMKDTLVPLDIAYVLDGEVVAVLQMDPCEADPCPTYDPETEYDAALEVGQGVLAEVGVHEGSTVTWTDPVGLEPA